Proteins encoded by one window of Paenibacillus urinalis:
- a CDS encoding fumarylacetoacetate hydrolase family protein: protein MNSQIRNVYCVGRNYRLHAEELGNAVPDEPMIFMKPSHAVVLMEGQELTLPEGRGEIHYEAELVVRIGADHTPGMNVDEVIDAYAFGIDFTLRDVQSVIKQKGHPWTAAKGFKNSAPISEFESLQSLQSLSDSEFTLNKNGKEVQRGNIRDMIFTIQNIVDYVSEHYGLGPGDIIFTGTPAGVGPVEPGDRLELTWANEAKGAVIVRY, encoded by the coding sequence ATGAACTCACAGATCAGAAATGTCTATTGTGTTGGCCGCAACTATCGCCTGCACGCTGAAGAACTAGGGAATGCAGTACCTGATGAACCTATGATATTTATGAAGCCCTCTCATGCGGTAGTTCTGATGGAAGGTCAAGAGCTTACACTTCCGGAGGGCCGCGGAGAGATCCATTATGAGGCAGAGCTGGTCGTGAGAATCGGGGCAGACCATACTCCTGGTATGAATGTTGATGAAGTCATCGATGCGTATGCTTTTGGAATTGACTTTACACTGCGTGATGTACAGTCTGTGATCAAACAAAAAGGTCATCCATGGACAGCGGCAAAGGGATTTAAAAATTCAGCTCCCATATCCGAATTTGAATCTCTTCAATCTCTTCAGTCTTTATCCGATTCCGAATTTACACTGAATAAGAATGGGAAAGAAGTGCAGCGCGGAAACATTCGCGACATGATATTTACCATTCAAAACATAGTGGATTATGTATCCGAGCATTATGGATTAGGGCCGGGAGATATTATATTTACAGGAACTCCGGCTGGTGTCGGTCCTGTTGAGCCAGGAGATCGACTGGAATTGACCTGGGCAAATGAAGCTAAGGGAGCTGTAATCGTCCGTTATTAA
- a CDS encoding DUF92 domain-containing protein: MDWIIGTLCAFLIAGAAYYKKSLTLSGSIAAVIMGAVYYGAGDLMWFGTLLLFFITSTVLSKYKKREKQELEQSYAKTGNRDAGQVLANGGLGMVLVLLHAIFPHPVWIYAFIGIMATVTADTWATEIGSLSSKPPRSVRTWKVIPPGSSGGVTVTGNAAAAAGALMIGGFAYLFLELSSEAEGALTAFIAFAIIGAISGFIGAYADSLMGATIQRMYHCTVCGKDVEVHHHCGQNTVRGKGLHWMSNDLVNLFSSLIGGGIAILLGLLLL, translated from the coding sequence ATGGATTGGATTATTGGAACGCTGTGTGCATTCCTTATCGCCGGTGCTGCATATTACAAGAAGTCGCTCACTTTATCAGGCAGCATAGCTGCGGTTATAATGGGTGCCGTGTATTATGGGGCAGGCGATCTCATGTGGTTTGGAACGCTGCTTCTCTTCTTCATAACGTCCACGGTACTATCCAAGTACAAGAAGCGGGAGAAGCAGGAGCTCGAGCAATCGTATGCTAAGACAGGAAATCGGGATGCAGGTCAAGTGCTTGCGAACGGCGGGCTTGGTATGGTGCTGGTTCTGCTGCACGCCATATTTCCCCATCCGGTTTGGATATATGCCTTCATCGGCATTATGGCGACCGTTACTGCAGATACCTGGGCAACGGAGATTGGCAGCTTAAGCTCCAAGCCCCCTCGTTCAGTAAGAACATGGAAGGTCATTCCTCCGGGGTCATCGGGTGGTGTCACCGTAACGGGGAATGCAGCTGCAGCTGCTGGAGCCTTAATGATTGGCGGATTTGCTTATCTGTTTCTGGAATTAAGCTCTGAAGCTGAGGGTGCATTGACTGCATTTATCGCATTTGCAATCATTGGAGCGATATCCGGCTTCATTGGAGCGTATGCCGATTCTCTGATGGGAGCGACCATTCAGCGCATGTATCACTGTACTGTCTGTGGCAAGGATGTGGAAGTTCATCATCATTGCGGACAGAATACAGTACGGGGCAAGGGACTTCATTGGATGAGTAATGATCTGGTTAATCTGTTCAGCTCACTCATCGGTGGCGGCATCGCCATCCTGCTGGGATTGTTATTACTATAA
- a CDS encoding ABC-F family ATP-binding cassette domain-containing protein, which yields MNIMTVENISKSYGEKILFKDASFGMSDQDKIGIVGVNGTGKSTFLRVIAGLEQPDEGNIAIGNQVRVQMLAQNPEFDPDMTVLQQVFQGDTPQMQAVRDYMETMELLALKPSDEALLQRLTKQSEQMEAYDAWQLESEAKTILSKLGITQYDARMDSLSGGQRKRVALAAALIHPSDLLILDEPTNHIDNDSVVWLEQYLQKRRGALLMITHDRYFLDRVANVMLELDYGRLFRYEANYTRFLELKAEREDREAASEQKRQNLLRNELAWIRRGAKARTTKQKARIDRFEQLKDQEGVQRSGHLEMSVASTRLGKKILEIEGLTKRTEHKKLVDNLSYIAVPGDRVGIVGPNGTGKSTLLNMIAGGIQPDAGEIIVGPTVKLGYFTQEHQEMDENLRVIEYIKEEAEVIRTGEGETITAAQMLERFLFPPAAQWTYISRLSGGEKRRLYLLRVLMSAPNVLLLDEPTNDLDIQTLSVLEGYLDDFPGVVFVVSHDRYFLDRTVDKVLAFEGEGQVRVHVGNYSEYAEWLSKNVQIQQKPIGKKEEIVKPDSSSSAAPEPPKVKLKFSFKEQREYELIDSQIEETESKLERITTQMEEAFSDASRLQELMKEQAETEEHLEYLMERWTYLNELAEQIELSKK from the coding sequence ATGAATATAATGACAGTTGAGAATATATCTAAAAGCTATGGAGAGAAAATTCTCTTCAAGGATGCATCCTTCGGAATGAGTGATCAGGACAAGATCGGAATTGTAGGCGTTAATGGCACAGGTAAATCAACCTTTCTTCGCGTTATTGCGGGTCTTGAACAGCCGGATGAAGGAAATATTGCGATCGGTAATCAAGTAAGGGTTCAAATGCTTGCGCAAAACCCTGAGTTTGATCCAGACATGACGGTGCTGCAGCAGGTGTTTCAAGGGGATACACCTCAAATGCAGGCCGTTCGTGATTATATGGAAACGATGGAGCTGCTCGCGCTCAAGCCAAGCGATGAAGCTCTTCTTCAGCGGCTTACGAAGCAGAGTGAGCAAATGGAAGCCTATGATGCTTGGCAGCTTGAGAGTGAGGCGAAGACCATTCTGTCCAAGCTGGGGATTACGCAGTATGATGCGAGAATGGACTCATTATCTGGTGGACAGCGCAAAAGAGTAGCTCTGGCAGCGGCACTTATCCATCCTTCAGATCTGCTTATTCTGGATGAGCCTACGAACCATATTGATAATGATTCAGTGGTATGGCTCGAGCAGTACTTGCAGAAGCGCCGCGGTGCACTGCTCATGATTACGCATGACCGTTACTTCCTGGATCGTGTGGCCAATGTCATGCTGGAGCTGGATTATGGCCGTTTGTTTCGTTATGAAGCAAATTATACCCGATTTCTTGAGCTCAAAGCAGAGCGTGAAGACAGAGAAGCGGCTTCCGAGCAGAAGCGCCAGAATTTACTGCGGAATGAGCTGGCATGGATCCGCAGAGGAGCGAAGGCAAGAACGACGAAGCAGAAGGCAAGAATCGACCGGTTTGAACAGTTAAAAGATCAAGAGGGTGTACAGCGTTCAGGTCATCTGGAGATGTCTGTAGCATCAACCCGGCTCGGCAAGAAAATTCTAGAAATTGAAGGCTTGACCAAGCGTACAGAGCACAAAAAACTCGTAGATAACCTTAGCTATATTGCGGTGCCGGGGGACCGTGTTGGCATTGTGGGACCGAACGGAACCGGTAAATCTACGCTCTTGAATATGATTGCAGGTGGAATTCAGCCGGATGCAGGTGAGATCATCGTTGGGCCTACCGTCAAGCTGGGCTATTTCACACAAGAACATCAGGAGATGGATGAGAATCTGAGGGTCATCGAATACATCAAAGAGGAAGCAGAAGTGATCCGAACCGGGGAAGGGGAGACGATTACTGCTGCACAGATGCTGGAACGGTTTCTATTCCCTCCTGCAGCTCAGTGGACTTACATTTCAAGATTATCCGGAGGGGAGAAGCGCCGGCTGTATCTGCTCCGTGTGTTAATGTCTGCGCCTAACGTTCTGCTCTTGGATGAGCCGACGAATGATCTGGATATCCAAACACTAAGTGTTCTTGAGGGATATCTGGATGATTTTCCAGGCGTCGTATTTGTGGTATCCCATGACCGCTATTTCCTAGACAGGACAGTAGACAAAGTGCTTGCTTTCGAAGGAGAAGGTCAGGTGCGCGTGCATGTAGGGAACTATTCAGAATATGCCGAGTGGCTGTCTAAAAACGTACAAATTCAGCAAAAGCCGATTGGCAAAAAGGAAGAGATAGTGAAGCCCGATTCTTCTTCGTCAGCTGCACCAGAGCCTCCTAAAGTGAAGCTGAAATTCAGCTTCAAGGAACAGCGTGAATATGAACTCATTGACAGCCAAATTGAGGAGACTGAAAGTAAGCTTGAGAGGATTACTACACAGATGGAGGAAGCATTCAGTGATGCTTCCAGGCTTCAGGAGCTTATGAAAGAGCAGGCCGAAACAGAGGAGCATCTTGAATACTTGATGGAACGCTGGACTTATCTTAATGAGCTTGCGGAGCAAATTGAGCTTAGCAAGAAGTAA
- a CDS encoding M42 family metallopeptidase produces the protein MTIQINEQYSMDLLKKLLETPSPSGYTHHIMELIEAEAKSLDAAYERNAKGGLIISMPGEDNSRTIALSAHVDTLGAMVRSVTNHGTLKLTSIGGFMMQSIENEYCQIHTRSGKVYTGTIMSTQPSVHVYSGARDFKREESVMEVRIDERVENKQDVLGLGIAVGDFISFNPRAEFTTSGYIKSRHLDDKASIAALFALLESAQRDGWKPRHQVKLLISNYEEVGHGTAYIPSDIDEMIAVDMGAMGDDLSCKETDVSICAKDSSGPYDYEMTTRLIELAKSADIPYAVDIYPHYGSDASAALRGGNNIRAALVGPGVHASHAMERTHKQAVLNTARLLGAYITS, from the coding sequence ATGACGATTCAAATAAATGAGCAATACTCAATGGACTTGTTAAAAAAGCTGCTGGAGACACCTAGTCCAAGCGGCTATACTCACCACATCATGGAGCTAATTGAAGCCGAAGCCAAAAGTCTTGATGCCGCTTATGAACGGAATGCCAAGGGAGGACTCATCATCTCCATGCCAGGCGAAGATAACAGTCGTACCATTGCGCTAAGTGCACATGTAGACACGCTAGGCGCCATGGTCCGCTCGGTCACAAATCACGGCACATTGAAGCTGACTTCAATTGGAGGCTTCATGATGCAATCCATCGAGAATGAATACTGCCAGATCCATACTCGCAGTGGCAAGGTATACACCGGTACGATTATGTCTACACAGCCCTCCGTACACGTGTACAGTGGAGCAAGAGATTTCAAACGTGAAGAGAGCGTAATGGAAGTTCGGATCGATGAGCGGGTCGAGAACAAACAGGATGTTCTTGGGCTCGGTATTGCAGTAGGTGATTTCATCTCGTTTAATCCTCGTGCAGAATTCACTACCAGCGGTTATATCAAATCCCGGCATCTCGATGATAAAGCCAGCATCGCAGCCTTGTTCGCCCTTCTGGAATCGGCACAGCGTGACGGCTGGAAGCCAAGGCATCAGGTCAAGCTGCTGATCAGTAACTACGAAGAAGTCGGACATGGAACGGCTTATATCCCTTCGGATATCGATGAGATGATCGCGGTTGACATGGGTGCCATGGGTGACGATCTAAGCTGTAAGGAGACCGATGTATCCATCTGTGCGAAGGACTCCTCCGGTCCTTATGATTATGAAATGACAACTCGTCTGATCGAGCTGGCTAAGAGTGCCGACATCCCATATGCAGTGGATATTTATCCTCACTATGGTTCCGATGCGTCTGCTGCACTGCGCGGAGGCAACAATATTCGAGCAGCTCTCGTTGGTCCAGGAGTACATGCTTCCCATGCGATGGAGAGAACACACAAACAGGCTGTTCTCAATACGGCCCGATTGCTTGGAGCCTACATTACCAGCTAA
- the pepF gene encoding oligoendopeptidase F, which translates to MSKVLKRSEVPVENQWKLSDIFESQAAWDKEYEEVKTLAQQAGEYQGKLDNENSIKSCFELEDDISLKTERLYVYAHMHHDEDTADPTYQSLLQKAKKLSVGVSESLSFVVPEILALPEDKLDALIASPTLKPFKFTLVEMKREKAHVLSKTEEALLAQVGNLSQAPQTIFGMLNNADMKFPKIKDENGNEVDLTHGSYIQFLESPNREVRERAFKAVYNTYAKNKNTIAATLNANVNKNIFYSTVRKYPSVMEMSLYGDNIPKEVYTNLIDTIHESLPLLHRYMNLRKKLLGTDDLHMYDLFAPLVEEYKMDITYDEAKKTVKESLKPLGEEYLTALQEGYDNGWIDVYENENKRTGAYSWGAYGTHPYVLLNHKDNLNSMFTLTHEMGHALHSYFSDKALKYRDAQYTIFLAEVASTTNEALLMDYLLNKSTDPKEKLYLLTYYADQFRTTVFRQTMFAEFEKIIHERAEQGESLTPQLLSEIYYDLNKKYHGEGMVVDQDIEMEWARIPHFYTSFYVYKYATGFSAATSFAKQILEEGEPAVDRYLGFLKSGGSDYSINILEKAGVDMSSPEPIREAMAVFEDVISQMEQLTK; encoded by the coding sequence ATGAGTAAAGTGTTAAAACGCAGTGAAGTACCTGTAGAGAACCAGTGGAAACTAAGTGATATTTTCGAGAGTCAAGCTGCCTGGGACAAGGAATATGAAGAAGTCAAAACGCTGGCTCAGCAGGCTGGTGAATATCAAGGTAAGCTGGACAACGAGAACAGCATAAAGTCCTGCTTTGAGCTGGAGGATGACATTTCACTTAAGACTGAGCGCTTGTACGTTTACGCTCATATGCATCATGATGAAGATACAGCCGATCCTACATACCAATCCCTTCTGCAAAAAGCAAAAAAATTAAGCGTTGGGGTCAGTGAGTCCCTATCGTTTGTCGTGCCGGAAATTCTGGCATTGCCTGAGGATAAGCTAGACGCGCTCATTGCCAGTCCAACGCTCAAGCCATTTAAATTCACACTCGTGGAAATGAAACGTGAGAAGGCGCATGTTCTCTCCAAGACAGAGGAAGCACTGCTTGCCCAAGTCGGCAATCTGTCTCAGGCACCGCAAACGATCTTTGGTATGCTGAACAATGCAGATATGAAATTTCCGAAGATCAAGGATGAGAACGGCAACGAAGTGGATCTCACTCACGGCAGCTACATTCAGTTTCTAGAGAGCCCGAATCGGGAAGTCCGGGAGCGTGCATTCAAGGCTGTGTACAACACCTACGCCAAGAACAAGAATACGATTGCCGCTACACTGAATGCGAATGTAAACAAAAACATTTTCTATTCCACAGTACGCAAATACCCTTCCGTCATGGAAATGTCTCTCTATGGGGACAACATTCCGAAGGAAGTGTATACGAACCTGATCGATACCATTCATGAAAGTCTGCCTTTGCTGCATCGTTATATGAATTTGCGCAAAAAGCTGCTGGGTACCGACGATCTCCATATGTATGATCTGTTCGCACCACTGGTAGAGGAATACAAGATGGACATCACATATGATGAAGCCAAGAAGACAGTTAAAGAAAGTCTAAAGCCGCTTGGTGAAGAGTACTTGACTGCGCTTCAGGAAGGCTATGACAATGGCTGGATCGACGTGTACGAGAATGAGAACAAGCGTACAGGTGCATATAGCTGGGGCGCTTACGGCACTCACCCTTACGTGCTGCTGAACCATAAGGATAATCTGAACAGCATGTTCACACTGACACATGAGATGGGTCATGCGCTCCACTCGTATTTCTCAGACAAAGCTCTGAAATACAGAGATGCACAATACACGATCTTCCTTGCAGAGGTCGCTTCTACAACAAACGAGGCCTTGCTCATGGATTATCTGCTTAACAAATCAACAGACCCCAAAGAGAAGCTGTATCTGCTGACCTATTATGCGGATCAATTCCGCACTACGGTGTTCCGCCAAACGATGTTTGCGGAATTTGAGAAGATCATTCATGAGCGGGCAGAACAAGGGGAATCTCTGACTCCTCAGCTGCTGTCTGAAATATACTATGATCTGAACAAAAAGTACCATGGTGAAGGAATGGTTGTGGATCAGGATATTGAGATGGAATGGGCTCGTATTCCTCACTTCTATACCAGCTTCTATGTTTATAAATACGCAACCGGCTTCTCGGCAGCGACCAGCTTTGCGAAGCAGATCCTCGAAGAAGGCGAGCCGGCTGTTGATCGCTATCTTGGCTTCCTGAAGAGCGGCGGCAGTGACTATTCGATCAATATTCTGGAGAAGGCCGGGGTGGATATGTCCTCTCCAGAGCCGATCCGTGAAGCTATGGCTGTGTTCGAAGATGTTATATCGCAAATGGAGCAGCTTACTAAATAA
- a CDS encoding cold shock domain-containing protein yields the protein MKGTVKWFNAEKGYGFIQVEGGDDVFVHFSAIQGDGFKTLEEGQAVEFEITEGNRGPQAANVIKL from the coding sequence TTGAAAGGTACAGTTAAATGGTTTAACGCAGAAAAAGGTTATGGCTTCATTCAAGTAGAAGGCGGAGACGATGTATTCGTTCACTTCTCAGCAATCCAAGGTGACGGTTTCAAAACTTTGGAAGAAGGTCAAGCGGTAGAATTCGAAATCACTGAAGGCAACCGTGGTCCTCAAGCAGCTAACGTAATCAAACTGTAA
- a CDS encoding multi antimicrobial extrusion protein MatE, translating to MSSDEPLSWRRLLTFFIPLGISASLVTISHVIINSTLARSDQAEVVIASYALAGSLLAVTERPSTLLRQTCSALVRDRLSFQALIYVTKIFLAAVLLLGGAIVYTPIGTSIFKYLFGVDETLLKPVIQVYQILMFVSIFSVIRNIYQGVIITNNKTKWLTIGMIIRLAGMYSLSLYFIWSDSVTSGTVGAIIFAAGMLIEAAVSYLEGRKIVQHMPEQIEEHHIKTKGQVFYFYKPLLLSSLVAMFIGPIINIMLGKTEGIALAISSFAIAGSIMQLMLSFFTYIHQIVLNFYTEYPKKVNQFALTMGFIPFLLTLTVAYTPLGPWFLEHAMNVHGELLEESLRTLQAFILFTLITPFLDYSNGLILLRGQTKTMFRSQTANAICTTIVLVILVLASPGLNGVIGAVAQSTGLLAELLIVWMVIRKTNREPSLQSKSSSNKSIDA from the coding sequence ATGTCATCTGATGAACCTCTGTCGTGGAGAAGACTGCTCACTTTCTTCATCCCTCTAGGCATATCTGCCTCTCTTGTGACCATCTCTCATGTCATTATTAACAGCACACTAGCGAGATCCGACCAAGCCGAGGTCGTCATCGCAAGTTATGCACTGGCAGGAAGCCTGCTCGCAGTTACCGAACGGCCCTCTACCCTATTGCGCCAAACATGCTCTGCTCTGGTCAGGGACCGGCTTTCTTTTCAAGCCCTCATTTATGTGACCAAAATCTTTCTTGCAGCTGTGCTGCTGCTCGGCGGAGCCATCGTATACACCCCTATTGGGACATCGATCTTTAAGTACTTGTTCGGTGTGGATGAAACTTTGCTTAAACCGGTTATCCAGGTCTATCAAATTCTTATGTTTGTCAGCATCTTCTCTGTCATACGCAATATCTATCAGGGCGTTATTATTACAAACAACAAGACCAAATGGCTGACGATCGGAATGATAATTCGGCTGGCTGGCATGTATTCATTATCTCTGTACTTTATATGGAGTGATTCCGTAACCAGCGGTACGGTGGGTGCGATTATTTTTGCAGCAGGTATGCTTATCGAAGCCGCAGTCAGCTATCTGGAAGGACGTAAAATAGTACAGCACATGCCGGAACAAATAGAAGAGCATCACATCAAGACGAAGGGGCAGGTATTCTACTTCTATAAGCCGCTGCTCTTATCCAGTCTTGTCGCTATGTTTATAGGCCCTATCATCAATATCATGCTTGGAAAAACCGAAGGCATTGCTCTAGCTATCTCCTCATTCGCTATTGCGGGGAGCATCATGCAGCTCATGCTGAGCTTCTTCACCTATATTCATCAGATCGTACTGAATTTCTACACTGAATATCCTAAGAAAGTAAATCAGTTTGCCCTTACCATGGGATTCATTCCGTTTCTCTTAACATTGACGGTAGCTTACACCCCTCTGGGTCCTTGGTTTCTTGAACATGCAATGAATGTTCACGGAGAACTGCTTGAGGAGAGCTTGCGTACTTTGCAGGCCTTTATTTTGTTCACTCTCATTACACCATTCCTCGATTACAGTAATGGACTCATCCTCCTGCGGGGACAAACCAAGACCATGTTCCGCTCCCAGACAGCCAATGCCATCTGCACAACCATTGTGCTCGTTATCCTCGTCCTTGCTTCTCCAGGATTAAACGGAGTTATAGGCGCTGTCGCTCAATCTACCGGCCTGCTTGCAGAGCTGCTGATCGTATGGATGGTTATACGCAAAACGAATCGCGAGCCCAGCTTACAATCAAAGTCATCATCGAACAAATCCATAGATGCTTAA
- a CDS encoding tetraprenyl-beta-curcumene synthase family protein, which translates to MNRVYKYILPEARKELKLIKTRAEQIPDQELRTQALASIASKQFHCEGGSIYAAVNLPMRNVLIPLIVSYQTISDYLDNLCDRSTSMDEGDFRLLHKSMLDAVNPQAELSNYYALREEQEDEGYLHSLVLTCQSCIKKLPGYDQAQSYVTDLAGLYVDLQVYKHIHPELREKALLEWWELHKHRTPELNWNEFAAATGSTLGVFMLFLAASDPHLDDDGASSIHASYFPHVTGLHIMLDYLIDQEEDRQGGDLNFCNYYESENEMMERFAYIVDKAQEDVSVIPASSFHRMIIEGLLALYLSDPKVSEQQEVRSVSKRLLKNSPVTRRFFLANSKWIRKHMY; encoded by the coding sequence ATGAATCGGGTGTATAAATATATACTGCCTGAAGCAAGAAAAGAGCTTAAACTAATAAAGACGAGAGCAGAACAAATTCCTGACCAGGAGCTTAGAACCCAGGCGCTTGCCAGCATAGCAAGCAAACAGTTCCACTGTGAGGGCGGCTCCATTTATGCAGCTGTTAACTTGCCGATGCGGAATGTGCTCATTCCTCTTATTGTTTCTTATCAGACGATTAGTGACTACCTGGACAACTTATGTGATCGGAGCACTTCCATGGATGAAGGAGACTTCAGGCTGTTACATAAATCAATGCTTGATGCAGTGAATCCTCAAGCAGAGCTGTCGAACTATTACGCTCTGCGTGAGGAACAGGAAGATGAAGGATATTTGCATAGCCTGGTACTTACCTGCCAATCCTGCATAAAGAAGCTGCCAGGCTACGATCAGGCACAATCGTATGTAACGGACCTAGCCGGTCTGTATGTCGATCTGCAGGTGTACAAGCACATTCATCCCGAGCTTCGCGAGAAAGCGCTGCTTGAATGGTGGGAGCTTCACAAGCACCGCACACCTGAGCTGAACTGGAATGAATTCGCAGCAGCTACGGGTTCCACACTGGGAGTATTCATGCTATTCCTTGCTGCTTCAGACCCGCATCTTGATGATGATGGAGCTTCCTCCATACATGCTTCTTATTTTCCGCATGTGACGGGACTGCACATCATGCTGGATTATTTGATTGATCAGGAAGAAGACAGGCAGGGCGGTGATTTGAACTTTTGTAATTATTACGAAAGTGAGAATGAGATGATGGAGCGTTTTGCCTATATCGTGGATAAGGCGCAGGAGGATGTTTCAGTTATCCCTGCAAGTTCTTTTCATCGAATGATCATAGAAGGGCTGCTGGCCCTGTACTTATCTGATCCTAAAGTCAGTGAGCAGCAGGAAGTTCGTTCCGTATCCAAAAGATTGCTGAAGAACAGCCCTGTCACAAGGCGCTTTTTTCTAGCCAATTCCAAATGGATTCGTAAACATATGTATTGA
- the pfkA gene encoding 6-phosphofructokinase, with amino-acid sequence MTAVKRIAVLTSGGDSQGMNAAVRAVVRSGLYFGLEVFGVQRGYQGLLNNDIFPMDLRSVGDIIQRGGTVLQSARCKEFMTLEGQQKGADVLRSRGIDGLVVIGGDGSYQGANKLSKLGIKTMGLPGTIDNDISFTDYTIGFDTAVSVVVDAVNKLRDTMTSHERSSIVEVMGRHCGDIALHAGLASGAETILVPEVPFDMDEVAQRMQSNFEHGKRHSIIIVAEGVGKGEDVAKEIMARCPSYEPRVTVLGHIQRGGTPTPFDRNLASKLGDFAVRKLIEGESDKACGIINNQLTLTDIDLVVNTKSSIDMDMYELAIRLSQ; translated from the coding sequence ATGACAGCAGTCAAAAGAATCGCAGTATTGACAAGTGGAGGAGACTCGCAAGGGATGAACGCGGCCGTTCGTGCTGTTGTTCGCAGCGGTCTGTATTTCGGTTTGGAGGTTTTTGGTGTCCAGCGTGGTTATCAGGGCCTGCTGAACAATGACATTTTCCCGATGGATCTGCGCAGTGTAGGGGATATCATCCAGCGTGGGGGAACCGTTCTTCAATCCGCTCGCTGCAAGGAGTTTATGACGCTTGAAGGGCAGCAGAAGGGTGCGGATGTTTTGCGCTCGCGCGGTATTGACGGTCTCGTAGTAATCGGTGGTGACGGCTCTTATCAAGGTGCTAACAAGCTGAGTAAGCTGGGTATCAAAACAATGGGGCTGCCAGGTACGATCGACAATGATATCTCGTTTACTGACTACACGATTGGTTTCGATACAGCCGTCAGCGTTGTAGTAGATGCAGTGAACAAGCTGCGTGATACGATGACTTCTCATGAACGCTCCTCCATTGTTGAGGTTATGGGACGTCATTGCGGTGATATTGCGCTGCATGCAGGACTTGCTTCGGGTGCGGAAACCATCCTAGTACCTGAAGTTCCATTCGATATGGATGAGGTTGCTCAGCGTATGCAATCGAATTTTGAGCACGGCAAGCGCCACAGTATCATTATCGTTGCTGAGGGTGTGGGTAAGGGTGAGGATGTGGCCAAAGAGATTATGGCTCGCTGCCCATCTTACGAGCCGCGTGTTACGGTGCTTGGACACATTCAGCGCGGTGGTACGCCGACGCCGTTTGACCGCAACCTTGCAAGCAAATTAGGTGACTTTGCTGTACGCAAGCTGATTGAGGGAGAATCGGACAAAGCTTGTGGTATTATTAATAATCAATTGACGCTTACGGATATTGACCTTGTTGTCAATACGAAGAGCTCTATTGATATGGATATGTATGAGCTAGCGATTCGTCTTTCTCAATAA